The following proteins are encoded in a genomic region of Liolophura sinensis isolate JHLJ2023 chromosome 7, CUHK_Ljap_v2, whole genome shotgun sequence:
- the LOC135470635 gene encoding serine-rich adhesin for platelets-like, protein MTLELRLHSPAGAEAAVYKWPLPTTEGRDGAHEITDTIRWVCDDFPELKMAMENILHDYDPKSYDSMKSLCDKYNRAIDSILQLWKGTARPSRLNTRPTTGLLKHILQQCYNHAVSDPEKLNQYEPFSPEVYGETSFELVHQMVSSIQFGEDDVFIDLGSGVGQVVLQVAASTNCKFCYGIEKAEWPANYAEVMDREFRRWIKWYGKTHTSYQVDKGDFLEDHMKERINGATVIFVNNFAFGPQVDHQLKLRFANMKEGAKIVSSKAFCPLNFRITDRNLSDIGTIMHVTELSPLSGAVSWTGKAFAYYLHTIDRTLLEKYFLRMKNPKLREEECKPRRDRRGRVIKESGNIISQDGESELKRGLHQDHTYQSAKELDFDSCSNQSTGDEGSLVGPTTRRQWSEWVTKPAKSPNSSAAEQENVEMTTGPKKKTRKTNRPNRIQNGAIRERTKRNSAQNLRRQRKAKLTASRRKAALTPRKKQVPSLECLNLLHTQTVLSTSPDQSSKLNCNDRSMTGFSNTYYKSATHNHTLSSMDTPPGLQALFDSYRQMYLHMMAQMQTPQYRMLIKQQIEIERERKLELQSRVATLEKQILYLQQDSVRQLKERLTDLGICSSTPGEFLTKAKEIVQCHKDLETQVTSLQSQITSLEAEQQKLISKYQNSGNSGQLLEKLLGKNGYHVGDVCKGSMSSEPSRMEVDTKPKLKCVKSGSSRGTTPSGLSLFPLHTKVENAADVKQYESSRSDMDSQLKSIITSALMESQSRGGDAGKTVDSKDGLRSNAAYKRKKSQKQGADLAKAAVTPPNGMRSLPVSISLKTVTPEGLRTVSPESRPSLPISIPLSEVGRDSLRHKLNSKTVIKTEAVDSEALEVYGRVQTVVDPCVKNAKQEVGANDQQRSSSSTESAQTTPDEDLDSSREPLSQSCQRRKKAVNNFLSMTTVNDSMGGKPGLSGNSVTRTSGMKTDYSLVQPSLVNRASPTVVQKRTSVTQVSSGSRDSGGTVQITTNCYLTSSKPGADGQTPTITNANNLGSSKRKMKRKRLTPVKSCEPETKKLALSGVSIEGRESRSGTPSVSAASTQGSSVGCSSKPPAWRNGYVAHPSLEQSSQQTTESPNKMWQTFSSGFDALVAFASSELDRNRELRRKSSEPESQPSPDKMGEGRKEKSKASKLSVEDCSDDEREAGSPMICSVLPTSAVSSTKDCLLTGVNTNSITARQPRGPHTPPGTPPSTPPPLLQEEGQQQGMSGPRTPPGSPDTAPSLGPGHQGSLFRFKPSTRDRSDSSSCSSSRSRSRSSSRSSLSSRSNSSSSSHSRSRSRGRTLRHRSSSSSSDSSSSCDSSRKRGTAVKKPVTTVSLPNYHKSISQVQNIPRPSANHTTPPKLEKMVPVKNNKNNSTYFHRDQSWQSQKIKYNGYPREVGTGKSPVKAQTPQGFVSTQPYLGSTLSSAQSSPYDHSSQATLMPNTPVGRNFQGLSPTVTPTQGTPPRPRQTTPQTISPYNTPGYLQSPTSSLGQASPVQANSCPQGRAGPAQCPQNHPPSNIPCPNKTPTTIPSKQVSNCYPSQLPQLPLPDTIPVLFPDVTRPPPNMRVTSQTPVLIPPSLPKPAVTMNGFPSSCYFSSSPGCGSKLHANNNSGKVKEMDSFWGRPPTCLPPCYLHLRPWALAQS, encoded by the exons ATGGGTGTGTGATGACTTTCCTGAGCTGAAGATGGCCATGGAAAACATTCTTCATGACTACGATCCAAAAAG TTATGACAGTATGAAGAGTCTGTGTGACAAATATAACCGAGCCATTGACAGCATTCTTCAGCTG TGGAAAGGAACAGCACGCCCGTCCAGACTGAACACCCGCCCAACCACTGGCTTGCTTAAGcacattttacaacaatgtTACAACCACGCTGTCAGCGACCCTGAGAAGCTGAATCAGTATGAGCCCTTCTCACCGGAG GTGTACGGTGAGACCTCTTTCGAGCTTGTGCATCAAATGGTTAGCTCTATTCAGTTTGGAGAAGATGATGTCTTCATAGATTTAGGAAGTG GTGTTGGTCAGGTGGTTCTCCAGGTAGCAGCCTCCACCAACTGTAAGTTCTGTTACGGGATAGAGAAGGCAGAGTGGCCTGCAAATTATGCTGAG GTAATGGACAGGGAGTTCCGACGATGGATAAAATGGTACGGTAAGACACACACCTCGTACCAAGTCGACAAAGGGGACTTTCTGGAGGATCACATGAAAGAACGCATCAACGGTGCCAC gGTTATATTTGTGAACAACTTTGCATTTGGGCCACAAGTAGATCATCAG CTTAAGCTACGGTTTGCCAACATGAAGGAAGGTGCTAAAATCGTGTCCTCCAAGGCTTTCTGTCCGCTTAATTTCCGTATAACTGATAGAAATCTTAGTG ATATCGGGACAATCATGCACGtcacagagttgtctcccctcagTGGCGCCGTGTCCTGGACTGGCAAAGCCTTTGCTTATTATCTACACACCATTGATAGAACTTTG CTTGAGAAGTATTTCTTGAGAatgaaaaatccaaaattgagg GAGGAGGAATGTAAGCCCAGGAGGGATAGACGAGGCCGTGTTATTAAAGAGTCAGGCAACATTATCTCACAG GATGGAGAGAGTGAGCTGAAGCGTGGCCTGCACCAGGACCACACCTACCAGTCAGCTAAGGAGCTGGACTTTGACAGCTGTAGTAACCAGAGCACAGGGGACGAGGGCTCACTGGTGGGACCCACAACTCGCCGCCAGTGGTCTGAGTGGGTCACCAAGCCCGCCAAGAGCCCCAATTCCTCTGCAGCAGAACAGGAGAATGTTGAAATG ACGACTGGACCGAAGAAAAAGACCAGAAAAACAAACCGGCCTAATAGGATACAGAATGGTGCCATAAGGGAGAGAACCAAGCGTAATTCTGCACAGAACCTAC GTCGTCAACGAAAAGCCAAGCTGACAGCTTCGCGCAGAAAGGCTGCTTTGACTCCTCGTAAAAAGCAGGTTCCGAGTTTGGAATGTTTGAACTTGCTTCATACTCAGACTGTGCTATCCACATCACCAG ACCAGAGCAGCAAGCTAAACTGTAACGACCGCAGTATGACAGGTTTCTCCAACACATACTACAAATCTGCCACTCATAACCACACCCTGTCCAGTATGGACACACCTCCAGGACTCCAGGCTCTGTTTG ATTCCTACAGGCAGATGTATTTACACATGATGGCCCAAATGCAGACTCCCCAGTACAGGATGTTGATTAAACAGCAGATTGAAATAGAACGG GAGCGTAAGCTGGAGCTCCAGTCCCGAGTGGCTACTCTGGAGAAGCAGATTCTCTATCTACAGCAGGATAGTGTCCGGCAGCTCAAGGAGAGACTCACCGAT CTGGGCATCTGCTCATCAACGCCTGGCGAATTCCTGACAAAGGCTAAGGAGATTGTACAGTGTCATAAGGACCTGGAAACACAGGTGACCAGTCTGCAGAGTCAGATTACCAGCCTGGAGGCCGAGCAGCAGAAACTG ATATCAAAGTATCAAAACTCAGGAAATTCAGGTCAACTGCTTGAAAAGCTTCTAGGAAAG AATGGCTACCATGTAGGTGATGTGTGTAAAGGCAGCATGTCAAGCGAACCAAGCAGAATGGAAGTGGATACCAAGCCAAAACTGAAGTGTGTCAAATCAGGGTCTAGTCGAGGGACGACACCCTCAGGTCTGTCGCTGTTTCCCCTCCACACCAAGGTGGAGAATGCAGCAGACGTGAAGCAGTACGAGTCATCACGGTCAGACATGGATTCTCAGCTCAAGTCCATCATCACATCGGCACTGATGGAGTCCCAGTCTCGAGGGGGTGACGCTGGAAAGACGGTCGACAGCAAGGACGGGCTCAGATCTAACGCTGCTTACAAACGAAAGAAGAGTCAAAAACAGGGCGCCGACTTGGCTAAAGCAGCTGTGACTCCACCTAACGGTATGAGAAGCTTGCCTGTTAGCATATCCCTGAAGACTGTGACGCCCGAGGGCCTGAGGACTGTTAGTCCGGAATCCCGCCCCAGTCTACCAATCAGCATACCTCTGTCAGAGGTCGGTCGCGATAGCCTCCGACACAAACTCAACTCCAAAACTGTGATCAAAACAGAGGCCGTGGACAGTGAGGCATTAGAGGTGTATGGCAGAGTGCAGACTGTTGTAGACCCGTGTGTGAAGAATGCTAAACAAGAGGTGGGTGCCAACGATCAGCAGCGTAGCTCGAGCAGTACAGAATCTGCTCAAACCACTCCTGATGAAGACTTGGACAGCTCTAGAGAGCCTCTTAGCCAGTCTTGTCAGAGGAGGAAGAAGGCTGTGAACAATTTCCTCTCCATGACAACTGTAAATGACAGCATGGGCGGGAAGCCAGGGCTTAGTGGTAACTCCGTGACAAGGACATCAGGTATGAAGACGGACTACAGTCTGGTTCAGCCCTCTCTGGTTAACAGAGCCTCCCCGACAGTGGTTCAGAAAAGAACTAGTGTGACACAGGTAAGCTCAGGTAGCCGAGACTCTGGAGGCACTGTCCAAATCACCACTAACTGTTACCTCACCTCTAGCAAACCTGGAGCTGATGGACAGACGCCCACGATAACTAACGCCAACAACTTAGGCAGTAGTAAACGGAAAATGAAGCGCAAGCGTCTGACACCTGTGAAGAGCTGTGAGCCGGAGACTAAGAAGCTGGCACTATCTGGTGTAAGCATTGAGGGTCGAGAGAGCAGATCTGGTACCCCTTCAGTGTCTGCTGCATCTACCCAGGGCTCCTCCGTTGGCTGTTCCAGCAAACCTCCTGCATGGAGGAATGGAT ATGTTGCTCACCCTAGTTTAGAGCAGTCATCCCAGCAAACAACAGAATCTCCCAACAAGATGTGGCAGACATTCAGCAGTGGATTTGATGCCTTGGTGGCCTTCGCTTCCTCAGAGCTGGATCGCAACCGCGAACTACGCCGCAAGAGTTCGGAGCCTGAATCACAGCCGTCGCCAGACAAGATGGGAGAGGGGAGAAAGGAGAAGAGTAAAGCAAGTAAGTTGAGCGTGGAGGATTGTAGTGATGATGAGAGGGAAGCGGGCTCCCCCATGATCTGTTCGGTTCTCCCCACCTCTGCTGTATCTTCTACTAAAGACTGCCTCCTCACTGGTGTCAACACTAACAGCATTACGGCTAGACAGCCCCGGGGGCCTCACACACCACCCGGCACACCACCTAGCACTCCACCACCCCTCCTCCAGGAGGAGGGTCAGCAACAGGGGATGAGTGGACCCCGAACACCACCCGGCTCACCTGACACCGCTCCCTCACTAGGCCCCGGCCACCAGGGCAGCCTCTTCAGATTCAAGCCCTCCACAAGGGACAGGTCGGACAGCAGTAGCTGCAGCAGCAGCCGCAGCCGTAGTCGTAGCTCAAGCCGTAGCTCCTTGTCCAGCCGCAGTAATTCCAGCAGCAGCAGCCATAGTCGCAGCCGAAGTCGTGGTCGCACCTTGCGTCACCGAAGCTCCAGCTCTAGTAGTGACAGCAGCAGTAGTTGTGATAGTTCCCGGAAGAGAGGTACTGCCGTGAAGAAGCCAGTCACAACAGTGTCACTGCCAAATTACCACAAGTCCATCTCTCAGGTTCAGAATATACCACGCCCCAGTGCCAACCATACCACCCCGCCCAAACTAGAGAAGATGGTCCCGGTGAAGAACAATAAAAACAACTCAACATATTTCCATAGGGATCAAAGCTGGCAGAGCCAGAAAATCAAGTATAATGGATATCCCAGAGAAGTAGGGACAGGCAAGAGCCCAGTGAAGGCACAGACCCCACAGGGCTTTGTTTCCACCCAGCCCTACCTGGGATCTACCCTCTCTTCAGCCCAGTCCTCCCCATACGACCACAGCTCTCAAGCCACCTTAATGCCAAACACACCCGTGGGAAGAAATTTCCAGGGCCTGTCCCCGACAGTCACACCCACACAGGGCACGCCCCCACGCCCCAGGCAGACCACACCCCAAACCATTTCTCCATACAACACTCCAGGCTATCTCCAGTCCCCAACCTCAAGTTTAGGGCAGGCCTCTCCTGTACAGGCTAACAGCTGTCCCCAAGGGCGAGCCGGGCCAGCTCAGTGCCCCCAGAACCACCCGCCATCCAACATTCCCTGCCCTAATAAAACACCTACAACCATACCCTCAAAACAGGTGTCTAACTGCTACCCCAGCCAGCTTCCCCAGCTACCATTGCCTGACACCATCCCGGTGCTCTTTCCAGACGTCACCCGACCCCCACCTAACATGAGGGTCACTTCACAGACGCCAGTGCTGATACCTCCCTCACTTCCCAAGCCAGCTGTTACAATGAATGGCTTCCCTTCCTCCTGTTACTTCAGCAGCTCACCAGGCTGTGGAAGCAAACTGCATGCCAACAACAATAGCGGCAAAGTGAAG GAAATGGACTCTTTCTGGGGCAGACCCCCAACATGCCTCCCCCCTTGTTACCTCCACCTCCGCCCATGGGCTCTGGCTCAGAGCTGA
- the LOC135471940 gene encoding cysteine-rich protein 2-binding protein-like, which translates to MSSLANGCYCGLDVAEASMMLCDRCKKFFHLGCLKSGRPSPLEGDILYQFVCEQCSESGEEEFERLKLQWLQVVMLSLYNLQLSGMGKYGYFRWKEHICAFIDKHWTTFFGFSRKKTSLWYGTVAGTLSSGCPAYFLSGAQELNEPGWWRLAEMKPPALKLDPPSRLTRRYKIEMKEQPVKVESLRSRRGKTSIEAAMELKAKRSTLTEAKDLRKSRISRNNRTSESSVGSEERGVSVDSPSSTPGIKGQTEIDTERNFSEVPATGNLGQQVTIKTEVLESMEMDSPCQLTSPTPSSHHIAGKAELEEDTSSQFSHSSSKTDAYLTERDLWAVGTVPQFLLKDDEEEESDSDLEIDPGTFSPPRDSPIPMSHSPSLHDILSSIDDSSSLTLKTDASDVTKYLDQAQVKEEDAESVVSSSSEDSRGVGCDASGESRCMGDDISRESRAADTDTSAGKLSTTTGMKEGNQPEKIPEIRYIAMSHYEEKHLLQRLQQASDICILEPHLARLKRKLIVRQLQREHGQPVFNLDAEVRKYLGQPGPQDGNIRTSHPLNPDGLPMSRSSLSDRRVLDRFQVPHSERRIITSGPSSFRTRLVGREDNQLQPITSPYTTRTLKPFIRRDYETKPLKLRLLEEIKTYPHRGDKAWIRPPSFPIDYCYVRPQHIPSVNHLCAQFFWPGIDLSECLQYPDFSCVVLYRKLVIGFAFMVPDTKYDEAYISFIFTHPEWREAGIATFMLYHLIQTCMGKDVTLHVSATNPAMLLYQKFGFKPEEFILDFYDKYYPVDSAVCKHAFMLRLRR; encoded by the exons GCTTCAAGTTGTTATGCTGAGCTTGTACAACCTTCAGCTATCAGGCATGGGAAAATATGGCTACTTCCGTTGGAAAGAACACATCTGCGCCTTCATTGACAAACACTGGACAACCTTCTTCGGCTTCTCGAG aAAGAAGACGTCGTTGTGGTATGGTACAGTGGCAGGGACCCTGTCGTCAGGGTGCCCCGCATACTTCCTGTCTGGGGCACAGGAGCTCAATGAACCAGGATGGTGGAGACTCGCTGAGATGAAGCCACCTGCCCTTAAATTAG ATCCGCCAAGCCGTCTGACGAGAAGATACAAAATAGAGATGAAGGAACAGCCTGTTAAAGTGGAAAGTTTACGAAGTCGACGGGGAAAAACCTCCATTGAAGCGGCTATGGAGTTGAAAGCAAAGAGGTCAACGTTAACT GAAGCAAAAGATTTGAGAAAATCTCGCATAAGCCGGAACAATCGCACATCAGAGTCTAGTGTTGGAAGTGAAGAAAGGGGTGTGTCCGTTGACAGCCCGTCATCAACTCCTGGGATCAAAGGTCAAACTGAGATAGACACAGAGAGGAATTTTAGTGAAGTGCCAGCTACAGGGAATCTTGGTCAGCAAGTTACCATCAAGACAGAAGTCTT AGAGTCGATGGAGATGGACTCACCCTGTCAACTCACCAGCCCTACTCCCAGCTCGCACCACATTGCAGGGAAAGCTGAGCTTGAGGAAGACACAAGCAGTCAGTTTTCTCACTCTAGTAGCAAGACGGATGCCTACCTGACAGAGAGAGATTTGTGGGCTGTGG GGACAGTGCCTCAGTTTCTGCTGAAAGATGATGAAGAAGAGGAGAGTGACAGTGACCTGGAGATTGACCCTGGTACATTTTCCCCTCCTCGGGACTCTCCAATTCCGATGTCACATTCTCCATCTCTGCATGATATCCTTTCATCTATTGATG ATTCGTCAAGCCTCACTCTGAAGACAGATGCATCGGATGTGACCAAGTATCTAGATCAGGCCCAAGTGAAGGAGGAGGATGCAGAATCTGTAGTGAGCTCCAGCAGCGAGGACAGTAGAGGGGTAGGGTGTGATGCCAGCGGGGAAAGCCGATGTATGGGGGATGATATCAGCAGAGAGAGTAGAGCAGCAGACACGGACACTTCAGCCGGGAAACTTTCAACAACTACGGGAATGAAGGAGGGCAACCAGCCTGAGAAAATTCCCGAAATCAG GTACATAGCCATGAGTCATTATGAGGAGAAACACCTGCTACAACGTCTCCAGCAGGCCTCTGATATCTGTATACTAGAACCACACCTGGCCAGACTGAAGAGGAAGCTGATTGTTAGACAG TTACAGCGTGAACACGGCCAGCCAGTATTTAATCTTGATGCCGAGGTCAGGAAATACCTAGGTCAACCCGGTCCACAGGACGGCAACATCCGG ACAAGTCATCCACTAAACCCAGACGGTTTGCCCATGTCCCGATCCTCTCTCTCAGATCGCAGAGTCCTGGACAGGTTCCAG GTTCCTCACTCAGAGCGAAGGATCATAACTTCTGGGCCATCCTCATTCCGCACCCGATTGGTTGGCAGGGAAGACAATCAGCTTCAGCCAATCACCAGTCCTTACACCACTCG GACTTTGAAACCTTTTATCAGACGAGATTATGAAACAAAACCTCTAAAACTGAGACTCTTAGAAGAGATTAAGACTTACCCACACAG GGGCGACAAGGCATGGATAAGGCCGCCCTCCTTCCCGATAGACTACTGTTATGTACGTCCTCAGCACATCCCTTCAGTGAATCACCTCTGTGCTCAGTTCTTCTGGCCAGGAATTGACT TGTCCGAGTGTTTACAGTATCCAGACTTCAGCTGTGTAGTTCTCTACAG GAAATTGGTGATTGGGTTTGCCTTCATGGTACCTGACACGAAATACGACGAAGCCTATATCTCGTTTATCTTTACGCATCCAGAATGGAGAGAGGCAGGCATTGCTACTTTTATGTTATACCATCTCATCCAG acATGCATGGGGAAGGATGTAACGCTGCATGTGTCTGCCACAAACCCAGCTATGCTCCTCTATCAGAAGTTTGGGTTTAAACCTGAAGAGTTTATTCTGGATTTCTATGACAAATATTACCCTGTGGACTCGGCTGTTTGTAAACATGCCTTCATGCTACGCTTGAGGAGATAG